The DNA segment CGCACGAGCACGCCGACCATCCCGGGATCGCCTTTCGGTCGGTCCGCGCCATCCTCTCTCTCGTTTCCGTCACCCTCCGGCATGTAACGTACGCTCGCCGGCGTCGTCTAAGTCGCTTCGCTCCCGCCTAGGACTCGATCTTCTCGACGATCTCGCGGGCCTGCTCCTTCGCCTTCTCCTCGCCGACGTTCTTCCGGCCCAACACCGACGTGACCTCCCAGTCGTCGCTTCCCTCCTTCTTCCCGGTTCGGACCTCGCTGCCCTCCGAGACGGACTCGGCGAGCTCCTTCGCTCAGTCGGGGGTTCGGATCTCGTCGTAGCGATCGGGATCGCGAAACCGCCCGTGGACGTACCCGTCCTCGGTCTCCACCGCCTCGACGTCGGGTACGTCGGCCATGCTCACGCCAGGTCGTGGACTGCCGCCGGTCGTCGTCCACGCCCCCGAGCGTCGACCGGGACGATCGCTACGCGGATCCGAGGGCGAGCGCTTAAGGCCGATCCCCCGCCTACCCCGCGTATGGTGACGTTTCTCTCCGGGGGGACCGGAACGCCGAAGCTCCTCTCGGGGGCCGACGCCGTCTTCGAGCCGGCGGAGACGACCGTCGTCGGCAACACCGGCGACGACGTCGAACTCGGCGGGCTGCTGGTCTGTCCGGACCTCGACACCGTGCTGTTCGAACGCGGCGGGGTCCTCGACCGGGAGACGTGGTGGGGGATCGACGGCGACACCCACGAGACCAACGAGTACCTCCTCGAACTGGCGAGTGCTGCCGGTCTCGAGACGGGGCCGCGCTACCTTCCCGACGCCTGTCAGACCGACGGACGGGAGATCGCCCGCTGGCGGCGGTTCTCGGGGATCGCGGAGTTCATGACGATCGGCGACCGCGACCGCGCGGTCCACCTCACCCGGACCGGGTTGCTCGACGAGGGGCGCTCGCTCACCGAGGTCACCCGAACGCTCGCCGATGCGTTCGGGCTCGCCATCGACCTCGTGCCGATGAGCGACGACCCGCTCGCAACGATGATCCACACCGATCGGGGGGAGATGCACTTCCAGGAGTTCTGGGTCGCCCATCGCGGCGAGCCCGCGATCGAACGCGTCGAGTTCCGCGGCGAAGCGCGGGCGACGGAGGCCGTACTGACCGCTCTCGAAGACCCGGTCGTGATCGGCCCCTCGAACCCGATCACGAGCGTCGGGCCGATCCGTGCGGTCAGGGGGGTCGAGGAACGACTCGCCCGGGTGCCGGTGGTCGTCGTCTCGCCGTTCGTCGAGGACCGCGTCTTCTCGGGCCCCGCGGGCGATCTGATGGCCGCTTCGGGCTACGAGCCCTCGACCGCCGGCGTCGCCGAATGCTATCCGTTCGCCGACGCGTTCGTGCTCGACGACGGCGACGGGACGACGCTCGATCGCCCCGTCGTCCGGACCGACACCGCGATGGACTCGCGAGAGGACGCCGAACGCGTCGCCCGTGCGGTCGAGGAGGCGCTGGGGGGGATCGACTGATGTTCGAGCCACGACTCGCGCTCGCGAGCCTGAGCGGCCGATCGGACGCCGCGTGGGCGAGCGCGGCGAGCGAGCACGCCGGCGCGGCCTTTCTCGGCGGAATCGCCCTCGACGAGCCGTCTCGGGAGGCCGCCCGCGCGCTCGTCGCCCGCGACCGCGACGAGTTCCTGCCGGCGGACCCGATCGCGTTCGTCGACGACCAGCTCTCGGCGCTGTCGGAGACGCCGATCAGAGCGGGATTTAACCTTCGGTCGAGTTCGCCCGAACCGATCGCGACGGCTGCGGCGGTCTGTCGCGCGCACGGCGCGATCTGCGAGATCAACGCCCACTGTCGCCAGGAAGAGCTGTGTGCGGTCGGCTGCGGGGAGACGCTCCTTCGGGAGAGCGACCGGCTCCGCGAGTACGTCTGCGCGGCCGACGCCGAGGGCGCGACGGTGAGCGTGAAGGTCCGTGCGGAGGTCGACGGGGTGAATCTCGCCGAGACCGCCCGACTGGTCGAGCGGGCGGGTGCGGACGCGATCCACGTCGACGCGATGGATTCGGAGGAGGTGATCCGAACGGTGACGGACGCCGCCGATCTGTTCGTGATCGCGAACAACGAGGTTCGCGACGCCGCGAGCGTCCGGGAGTACCTCGCGTACGGCGCGGACGCGGTGAGCGTCGGCCGACCCAGCGACGACCCCCGGGTGCTCGCACGGATACGGGAGGTCCTCGACCGGCTCTCCCGGGAGGCCCACGCGTGAACGCGAACACGAGCGCGCGGACACGAACGGCGGCACAGAACGCCGAACTCGCGCTGCTGCTCGAGGTCGCGGGGACGCCCAAGCCGGGCAACGTCGACCGACGGCGCGATCTGTCCGACCTGCGCTTCGAGCAGTTCCTCGCGGGCGCCGTCGGTGCGGGCGAGGGGTTGCGGGACGCGGAAGCCGGCGATCCCATCGGCGAGGCGTTCGAACGGGCGGTCGGGGGGATGGCCGCCGGCCACGGTCAGAACACCCAGTTCGGCGCGCTTCTCCTGCTCGTGCCGCTCGTCCGCGCCGCGATCGAAGACGGGGGGACGCTCTCGCCCGAGGGCGTACGACGGGTCGTCGAGGCGACTACCGTCGAGGACGCCGCCGCGTTCTACCGGGCGTTCGAGTACTGCGAGGTGTTCGTCGACGACCCGCCCGAGGACGCCGCCGACCTCGACGTTCGGCGCGGGAGCGAAGCCGTCCCCGCCCTCGAACGCCGCGGGCTGACGCTCCTCGACGTGATGCGCCTGAGCGAGGCCGAGGACGACGTCGCCCGCGAGTGGACGGGCGGCTTCGAGCGCTCGTTCCGGGCCGCGGAACTGATCACTGAGTCCGAGGGGCCGCTCTCGGATCGCGGCGCACGGGCGTTTCTCGACCTGCTCGCGGAGCGACCCGACACGCTCGTCGCGAAGAAACACGGGGAGAGGGTCGCCGAGGGGGCGATGGAGCGGGCGAAACGGACACGCGACGCGGGCGATCCAGACGCGATCGAGGCGCTCGCCGAGGCGTTCGTCGAGGAGGGGATCAATCCGGGAACGACCGCCGACATCGTCGCCGCGGGGCTGTTCGTCGCGCTCGAACGGGGAGTCGAGCCGTGAGCGACGGCTGGCCGGTCGAGCTACGCGGCGCCACCGAGTCGGTCGTCGCAACGCTCGGGCCGAACGACCGGTGGAACCTCGCGGCGCTCGGGCTGTTCGCCGGCGAGCCGGTGACCTCGCGGACGTGGGGAAACACCCGGACGCGGCGGAATCTCCACCGGCGAGGTGGGGGGTACGTCCAGTTCACCCGGGATCCGATGGAGTTCGTCGAGGCGGCGCTGGGAGTCTACGAGCGCGACGACCCCGTCCTTCCTTCCGCGGACGCCTGGGTCCGCGTCGAGGTCGAGCGGGTCGACGCCGGCGAGGACGGCGGCACCCGCTGGGAGGAGTGGGCGCACACGCCGGTCGAGACGGGGATCGAACGGCGCGTCGTCCCGACGACCAACCGCGGCTACAACGCCGTCATCGAGGCGACGGTCGCGGCCTCGCGGCTCGGCGTCGCAGCTTACGATACCGCCGAGCTCGAGGAACGCCTCGTCTACTTCGAGGGCGTGGTCGAGCGCTGTGGCGCCGCACGCGAGCGCGAGGCGATGGCGCGCCTCCGCGAACTGTCGGACTGGGACGGGCGGGACGAACGGCCCGACTGAGGCGACCGAAACGACCGAAACGCTCGAAACGAATCCTTTTAGGCCGCCACCCCAGTAGAGCCCGCCATGGCGATCAAACCGGCCTACGTCAAGAAGACGGGGACGCTCCTCATCGAGCGTTACCCCGAGGCGTTCAACGACGACTTCGATCACAACAAACGAAGCGTCCGCGAACTGACCAACATCGAGTCCAAGGGCGTCCGAAACCGGATCGCGGGCTACGTCACCCGGAAACAGGAACAGGCCGCCCAGGCGTAGCGCGGCAGCTTTTGCGGGTTTTCTCCCGATCCAAACGGTTTTGAACCGGGCCGACCCTACCCTGCGCTAATGACTCACACCGTTGGCGTGCTCGGCGCGACCGGCGCCGTCGGACAGCGACTCATCCAGCTTCTCGATCCTCACCCCGAGTTCGAGATCGCGTGTCTCACCGCGAGCCCCGAGAGCGCGGGCCGGCCCTACCGCGACGCGGCCAAGTGGCGGATCAGCACACCGATCCCCGAGGACGTGGCGGAGATCACGGTCGCGGAGACCGATCCCGAGGCGGTGCCCGACGACGTCGACATGCTCTTCTCCTCGCTTCCCTCCTCGGTCGGCGAGCGCGTCGAGCCCGACTTCGCGGAGGCGGGCTACGTCGTCTCCTCGAACTCCTCGAACCAGCGCATGGCGCCCGACGTCCCGCTCGTGATCCCCGAGGTGAACGCCGACCACCTCGCTATGCTCGAGGTCCAGCGCGACGAGCGCGGCTGGGACGGCGCGCTCGTGAAGAACCCCAACTGCTCGACGATCACGATGGTCCCCACGCTCGCGGCGCTCGATACGTTCGGACTTTCGAGAGTGCACGTCGCCACCCTCCAGGCCGTCTCGGGGGCGGGCTACTCCGGCGTCACGTCGATGGAGATCATCGACAACGCCGTCCCGCACATCGGCGGCGAGGAGGAGAAGATGGAGTCCGAGTCCCGAAAGCTGCTGGGGGCCTTCGACGGCGCCGAACTCTCGCTGCACGACGCGACGGTCTCGGCGTCCTGTAACCGCATCCCCACGCTCGACGGCCACCTCGAGAACGTCTGGGCCGAGACCGAGGAGGAGGCGAGCGCGGAGGACGCGATCGAGGCGATGGAGACCTACGACTCGATCGATCTGCCCTCCTCGCCGGACCCCCTCATCCACGTCTTCGAGGAGCCGGAACGACCCCAGCCCCGGCTGGACCGTGAGCGCGAGAACGGCATGCAGATCTGTGCCGGCGGCGTCCGCGAGAGCGAGACCGGGCTCCAGTACAACTGTCTCGCGCACAACACGCTTCGGGGCGCGGCGGGCGCGAGCGTGCTGAACGGCGAGCTGCTCGCCGAGCAGGGCTACATCTAGTAGAACTCGACTGCGACGCCGTCGAACCGCTCGAAGTCCCCGGTATGCCTCGTCACCACCGTCGCGCCGAGCGACCGTGCCACGCCGGCGATCAGTACGTCCCCCGCGAGCGAGTCGATGCCGCCGTGGTTCACGTCGGGATCGTCGTATGGCGTCGCCTCGAGCGCCCCGGCGTGGTACGCGTGCCCGACGGTAACCGGGACGATCCGGAGCCAGCCGTAGTTCGCCGTCAGATCGGCTCGCGACGGGGTGCCAATGAGGTATTCCCGACCGCGAGTTCCTTCATACAGACCGTCGAGGTGACGAACTCCTCGTCCCCGGAGTTGGCGAGGTAGCTCGCGACCGCCTCCCGACCTCGTTCGTAGCCGATCAGAAACGTGGTGTCGAGAAGTCTCACTCTTCGGTCTCGTTGGTCATGGCGTTGAGCGCGCGTCGCTGACGTACCGCCAGCCCCTCGTTCGTTGCCGTACGGTGGACTGAAACGATCTCCTCGAGACGTTCACCCTCCCCTTCCCAGAGCGAACACAATCCGCTGTCGGCTACAGCACCTGGTTCTCTAGATCCGTCTCGCCAGCGTCGAGGCGCTCGACGTTCTCCGCGACGATGTCGGCGAGCCTGACGTAGTATCGGGGCGTGTGGCCGGCGTTGTGCGGCGTGATCTGGACGTTGTCGAAGCCCCACAGCGGGTGGTCCTCGGGGAGGGGCTCGGGGTCGGTGACGTCGAGCGCGGCCCCGCGAAGTTTGTTGCGCCGGATCGCGTCCACGAGCGCCTCCGTCTCGACGACGGGGCCGCGCGCGATATTTACCAAGAGAGCGTCCTCGGGCAGCGTCACGAGCTCCTCCTCGCCGATCAGCCCCTCGGTGGTGTCCGTGAGCGGGCAGGCGAGCACCAGGACGTCCGTGCGCGAGAACGCCTCGTGGAGGTCCTCGGAATCGAAGCCGATCACCTCGTCGGTCGGCCCGCCCTTCTCGGGGGTGTAGCGAACCCCGACGGTGTCGACGCCGAACCCCTCCAACCGATCGACGATCGACTCGCCGATCGCGCCCAGACCGACCACGGTGACGGTCGAGCCCATGAACTCGTCGGTCTGATAGTGGCGCCACTCGCGGTCGCGCTGGCGGTCCCGCCCCTCGAAGAAGTCCCGGTAGAAGGCGAGGATCGAGCCGAGCACCTGTTCGGCGATGTTCGGACCGTGGACGCCCGCGGCGTTCGTCACCGCTACGCCGGCGTCCTCGAGGGCGTCCATCGGCAGGTGGCCCGTCCCCGCGTACGCACACGCGAACAGTTCGAGCGTCTCGGCCTGGGAGAGCAGTTCCTCGTCGATGTCCATCCCGACGGCGACGGGCGCCTCGCGGATCAGCTCCCGTTCGTCCTCCGGCGTCGTCGCCACCCGGACCTCGTGGTCGGGCAGTCGATCGCGGATCTCGGCCGCGAGGTCGGCGACGGGCATGCCGTGGGTTCCGCGGCGAAGCACCAGCACGTCGAACGGGTCGGTCATGCCGGATCCCTCTCGCCGACGGAAAGTCATACTGTCGGTCGTCCCCGAGCGATCCCTGCGGGTTCGGCGGTTCATCCGAGCCCCGATCGTCCGACTGGCCCGTTCTCGGCCCCGTGATCCCGACGCTCCACCCGGGTTGCTTCAGGGGTTTTAAGACCGTACGAGCGAGGTTCGGTGTATGGAGCGCGTTGACGTTGCGATCGTCGGTGGCGGCCCCGCCGGAATGGCGGCCGCCGAGGCGGCCGCTCGGCGGGACGCGAGCGTCGTCGCCGTCGAGAAGGGGGTCCCACGGGCGGATCGCACGGAACTGGGGCCGGACTCGACGGACGCCGCCGGGATGCTCGATTACTGGGTCGATCTCATGGGCATCCCATTCGAGGAGATCCCCGACGAGGTCGTCCTCCGGGAGCTCGACCGTACGGAGTTCGTCGGCCCCACCGAGCGCTGTACGATGTACTCGACCGGGATCGACTCCTCCTACCCCGGTTTCGGCTTCACCTTCGACCGGCCCCGAATGGACGACTGGCTGCGCGAGCGCGCCGAGGACGCCGGCGCCGAGTACCGCGTCGGAAGCGGGGTCAAGCGCGTCGAGAGCGATCTCTCCTCGGGCCACCGCCACACCCTCACGCTCGGCGACGGCTCGGAGATCGAGGCCGAACACCTGATCCTCGCGGACGGCCCGCAGCGAAACGTCACGATCCCGACGCTCGATCAGTTCGTCCCCGCCGGGCGATCGATGAGTGACGTCCTCGGAACCCACGCGAACCACATCGCCTACCAGGAGCACCGTCGGATCCCCGAGGAGGTCTTCGACGAGAGCGCGCTGAAGTTCTGGTGGGGGTACATCCCCGGGAAGACGGCCTACCCGTGGGTCTTCCCCAACGACGGAAACGTCGCCCGGGTCGGGCTGACGATGCCGATCGGGATGGACCTCGCGGACGTCGAGAACCCCGAGGACTACCCGCTTTTGGACCCGGACGACGAGCAGCTCCCCTCGGGGGCGATCTACCTCCGACGCCTGCTCGAACGCGAGTACGGCGACCGCTACGACGTCGAGGAGGACTTCCCGCTCGTCTCCGATCGCGGGAAGCGCGGCGGTACCGAGGCGTACCCCATCTCCTCGACACGGCCGATCGACTCGCCGACGAGAGCCGGGATCGCCGTCGCGGGCGGCGCGATGGGCACCACCTCGGCGTTCCACGAGGGGGGCTACCACGTCGCGGTACGTTCGGGGAGGATCGCCGGCCGGCTCGCGGCGATCGGCGACCTCGAGACGTACAACGACACCTGGAAGGGCGTCATCGGCGAGGAGATAACGCGAAACGTCGCCATGGCGAGGATGGTCGAGGACTACACCCCCGCCGACTGGGACCGCACCTTCCGGACCGCCCGCAGGATGCTCGCGGAAGCACAGGGGCTCGAGATGCTGGACCGCAGGTTCAGCGCCGGGATCGACGCCACGCGGCTGCTGTTCGCCTATCGAAAGGCGCGCTTCGCGTTTCGCGGCGACCGGTACGTTCAGTTCCGCGAATCGGAGTACGTGCTGTAGTCCGTCGGCTCGCTTCTGTATGGCGCCCCCGACCCGCCGAATTCCGATCGCCGTCGCCCCGGTTACGCGTCGTCCGGCCGCGGCGTCGGAAACGCCCGATGGGCGCGCGGTGGAAGGAGGTAGTTGCCCCGACGACGGACGGTGAGGTACTGGAGGATGCCGTTGTTGGCGATCCGGCCGACGCCGCTCTCCTCGGCGACGTCCGCGCCGGTCATCGCCTCGCGGACGCGGACGAACTCCTCGATCTCGCGCTGGAGCGTGAGGAACTGGAGTCCGGGGCGGTCGTCGTCGGTCGTGTTGAAGTCCCGTCGCAGGAGGAGCGGTTCGCCGTCCTCGCGGGCGCGGGCGGCCTTCTGGGCGTGACCGACGACGCCACGACTGCGGGCGTCATCGATCGTCGACGCGATCCGCTCGTCGGTGAGCGCGTTCGATTCCTCGAGCTTCTCGCCGTACTCGCCGACCAGGTCTTCGTTCGCGTGTTCGTGACTGAACAGCTTCGCGACGCGCTGGAACTGCGAGTCCTGCTCATACCACTGGCGGAGGTCGATCGCAAGCGTCGAGACGTGCTGGGTCGTCCCGCCGGCGAACGGGCCCTCGTCGATCGTCACGCGGTCCTCGGTCGCCTGGCTCTCCTGGAAGCCCGAGCGAAAGCCCATGAAGAAGGGTGCCTCCTCGTGGATCGGTTCGGAGTCGGGGACGCCCTCGACGTCCTGGTGCTCGGCGGGGAGGCCCGCGCCGACGAAGCCGGTGTGGCGCTCGCGCTCTGCAACGAGATCGGCGATCGTCGTCCCGACGGGCTCGCCGTTGACCTCCTCGACCTCGCCGAACAGCGCCTCCTCGGCCGCGAGGACGGGCTCGGGGTGGTCGCTCGCGAGGTGGATCAGGAGGTCGCCGGCCTCGAACTCCGGCTGCTCGAACTCCGTGAGGGCGGACGGTTCGGGCAGGTCGACACCCGCGGGTCCCTCGCCGAACCGGTCGAAATAGGCGGGGGTGTAGCCGACGGTGAACAGCAGGCCGTCGTGGCTCCGCTCGTAGGCGCGTTCGAGCGTTCGAAGCGCCGCCTCGAAGCGCTCCCGGTCGTCGTCGGTCGGATCGTTCGCGAGGGTCAGCGAAAGCAGGACGTGGTGTCTCGAGGGGACGATGTTCTCGTTCTCGTCGCCCGAGAGCACCGCGTTCCAGGCGTGCTGGCGCTCGGGGTGCGCGTCCGGGTCGTCGGTTCCCGACGGGATCTCAGCGCGCTCCTCCTCGCCGAGGTCGAGGCAGGAGGCGAGCGCGCTCGTGCCGCCGGCGGCGACCAGCGCCTTGAGATACTCGCGCCGCGGGAGGGCGTCGCGGTCGGGGAGCGTCATCGGATTCGAGTAGGGGCCACGCGAGGAAGTACCTGTTCTCCGCGGTCGCCGCGCCGGCCGCGAGCGTACGGCCGGGTCGGGACGCAGGGCTTAATCAGTCCGCGAGCGTAGCGTCGGGTGCGCACCTCAAGTCCCCGCCCGAGCATTCCCGTCAGGGAGCGATGACCGCGCGGAGAACCCGGGTGTGCGACATGCGGTCCGTCCGTGACCGTCACGCGGAACGACCGCGAACGGAACCGCCCGGCACGAGGGTTTCCCGGCCGACGCGGCACGCCGCCACGGGATGAGGCCGGTCGTTAGTGTTCCGGGCGACATCTTCGACGCTGTGAGATGGGGAGCGACCGCTCTCGACGCCGCGACGACACGCCGAACGATTCGGGTTCGGGCCGTCGAACGGACTATATGTGAGAGGGTCCTATTGGCGCCGTAGAGATGCTCGAACGACTCTCAGGGCTCTCGGACGACGTCCGCGAGGTCGTCCAGGAGTTCTTCCGCGACAACGGCATGCTCGGCTCCATCGTCGCCTTCGCGCTCGTTTTCGGTGCCGTCATGACCGCGGTGGTGATGGTCGTCCTCATCGCCGGTCTGCTGGCGTAGCGCCGGCGATCGATGGAAACGACTTTTCGAGCCACGGCCGAAGCGCTCCCATGAACGTCCAGCCAGTCGCCGATCTCACTCCCGAACGACGCCGCGCGCTGTTCGAGCGCGACGCCGGCATCGACACGGTTCGGAGCGACGTCCGCGGGATCGTCGAACGCGTCCGCGAGGAGGGCGACGTCGCCGTCCGGGAGTTCTCCCAGGAGTTCGACGGCGTCGACGTCGGAAACCTCGAGATCACGGACGAGGCCGAACGCGCCTACGAGGCGATCGACGGCGACCTCCGCGAGGCGATCGACACCGCCGCCGCCAACGTCCGGGAGTTCCACGAACGCCAGCGTCCCGAGGACTGGCGCGCGGCGTTCGACGAGGGCCGCGAACTCGGACGGCGCTTTCGTCCGCTCGATCGCGTCGGCGTCTACGTCCCCGGCGGCGCTGCGGCCTACCCCTCGAGCGCGCTGATGGGCGTGATCCCGGCGAAGGTAGCGGGCGTCGAGGACGTCCGCGTCGCGACCCCGCCAGCGAAGGAGATCAACCCCGCCACGCTGGCGGCGATCCACGCCGCGGGCGCCGACGAGGTCTACAGCGTCGGCGGCGCACAGGCGATCGCCGCGCTCGCCTACGGCACCGAGTCGATTCCGCCCGTCCGGAAGGTCGTCGGCCCCGGCAACCGGTGGGTGACCGCCGCGAAGGCCGAGGTCCGGGGCGACTGCGAGATCGACTTCCTCGCCGGACCGAGCGAGGTGCTCGTGCTCGCCGACGGGACAGCTAGTCCAGAATTCGTCGCGAGCGACCTGCTCGCGCAGGCCGAACACGACCCGAACGCATCGGCCGTGGCCGTCAGTGACGACCGCGAGACGGCCGAGGCGATCGTGAGCGAACTCGAGCGCCGCGTCGGGGAGCGAGAACGGGCCGAGACGATCCGCGAGGCGCTCGCAAGCGACGCGAGCGGCGTACTCCTCGCGCGCTCGATGAGCGAGGCGATCCTCTTCGCCGAGGAGTACGCCGCGGAACACCTCTCGATCCAGGCCGACGACGACGAGACGATCCTGGAGCGGATCAGTAGTGCAGGAAGCGTCTTCCTCGGGCCCCACACCCCCGTCGCCGCGGGCGACTACGCCAGCGGGACGAACCACGTGCTTCCGACCAACGGTCTCGCGAAGGTCACCGGCGGACTCTCGGTCGAACAGTTCCTCCGCGCGACGACGGTCCAGCGGCTCTCGTCCGAGGGACTCGACGACCTCGCGGACACCGTCGACACGCTCTCGCGGGCGGAGGGACTCGAGGCCCACGCCGAGAGCGTCACCGTCCGGCTTCGAGAGCGACCGGAACACGAGAGCGAAGGCGAAAGCGAAGGACGCGACGACCGCGAGCGCCTGCCCGAGGACTGAGACGACACCCTTTCAGCGACGGCGGCACGTCCTTCGACCGATGAGCGACGTCGAGAGAAGCGAGGAGGGAGTCGTCGACCGAGCGGCACGGTGGGTCCTGTTCGACGGCTCGCGCTGGGCCGTCGCGGCCGCGTCACTCGTCCCGGTCGCGATCGTCCTCGGGTGGATGGCGGGGACGAGATTCCTGGTCGTGACCAACACCGGGCCGCTCCAGTTCCTGTTCAGCGCGTTCGTGGGCGGGAACTTCACCCTCATTACGGTCGTCCTCTCGGTCAACCAGCTCGTGCTCTCACGCCAGCTCGAGGCCCCCGGCGAGGTCCGCTCACAGATCGAGGACGTCCACGAGTACCGTGACGAGGTCGAGTCCTCTGCCCCGCGGGACGTCGCCCCCGTCTTCCCGCCGGAGTTCTTCCTGCTGTTGCTCGAGACCGCGCGACGTCGGGTCCAGGATCTCGGCGGCCTGATCGTCGGTAACGCTCCCAACGGGTTGCGCGGGGACGTCGACGAACTCGTCGAGACGGTGACCACGCGGATCGACCGGACCCACGAGCTCTACGAGCAGTCGGACACCGGCATTCTCGAGATCCTGATAGCGGCGCTGGACACGAACTACGCGGGACAGATCCGCGACGCACGGAGGATCAAACGCGACTATCGGGGGTCGCTTCCCGACCACGCGGAGGAGGGCCTGGACGAGCTCATCCACACCTTAGAGCACATCGACGTCGCGCGCCAGTACCTCAAGACGCTCTACATCCAGAACGAGCTCGCGCGCTTCTCGCGGATGCTGCTCTACGTCGGCGTGCCGGCGATGTTCGTCGCGGTCTGTGTCCTTGCCGCGTTCACGACCGAGCCCAACCTCAGGGGGCCGGATCCGATCTTCCGTGCCGTCGTCGTGGGGGCGACCGTGATCGGATTGATGCCGCTCTCGGTGCTGTTCGCGTTCGTCCTCCGGGTCGCGACGATCTCCCAGCAGACGATCGCGATCACGCCGTTCACGACGAGCCAGCAGGAGTCAGACGACCGTTCCGGCTGAACGACGGGCACTTCGACGGGGCCACGAGAGTCGGTGTGAGCAAACGTTTTGTACGACCGAATGAACAATGATATCATGGGTGACGACAGGGACGGACTGCTCATCCTCAGTACGATCCTTCTGTTGGCGATCGTCCTTCCCCTCCTGATCCTCGAAGCCCCCTGGCTGCTCGCGCTCGCGATGGTGCTGCTCGCGGGCTACTGGTGGCAGACGGGAGAGAACCCGGTGACGGCGACCGTCGAGGCCGTTCGGAACGAGCGGGAGTCGACTCCCCCCGGCGCGTCACGGGAGAATGCCGGCGACGACCCGGTAGCCGCCCTCCGGGAGCGCTACGCTCGGGGCCAGATCGACGAGGAGGAGTTCGAACGCCGGCTCGACCGACTGCTCGCGACCGAGCCCGATGAACTGCACCGCGAGCGCGAACGGACGTACGAGCGGTAGTGTGTGTGAGCGTCACAGTTAACCGCCTCGGGGATAGACGATAGCGTATGAGCACCGAGACTGCCGCCGGCGCGAACCCGGAGATCCAGGTCTCCCCGACGGCCGCGGAACAGGCGTTGGACCTCCTGGAGGGCGAGGGCCTCGACACCGATCTCGCCGGTCTGCGGCTGTTCGTTCAGCAGGGCGGCTGTGCCGGCCTCTCGTACGGGATGCGCTTCGACGACGAACCGGAGGAGGACGACACCGTCTACGAACACCACGGACTGCGCGTGTTCGTCGACCCCGCGAGCATGAACTACATCGAGGGGAGCCAGCTCGACTACGAGTCCGGCCTGCAGGGCGCGGGCTTCCACGTCGAGAACCCAAACGTCGTCAGCGAGTGTGGCTGCGGCGAGTCGTTCCGCACCTAACGAAAGCCCTCGCTCGGCGCTGGCACGCCTCGCTCGCCCTTTTCAT comes from the Halalkalicoccus sp. CG83 genome and includes:
- a CDS encoding NAD(P)/FAD-dependent oxidoreductase, with the protein product MERVDVAIVGGGPAGMAAAEAAARRDASVVAVEKGVPRADRTELGPDSTDAAGMLDYWVDLMGIPFEEIPDEVVLRELDRTEFVGPTERCTMYSTGIDSSYPGFGFTFDRPRMDDWLRERAEDAGAEYRVGSGVKRVESDLSSGHRHTLTLGDGSEIEAEHLILADGPQRNVTIPTLDQFVPAGRSMSDVLGTHANHIAYQEHRRIPEEVFDESALKFWWGYIPGKTAYPWVFPNDGNVARVGLTMPIGMDLADVENPEDYPLLDPDDEQLPSGAIYLRRLLEREYGDRYDVEEDFPLVSDRGKRGGTEAYPISSTRPIDSPTRAGIAVAGGAMGTTSAFHEGGYHVAVRSGRIAGRLAAIGDLETYNDTWKGVIGEEITRNVAMARMVEDYTPADWDRTFRTARRMLAEAQGLEMLDRRFSAGIDATRLLFAYRKARFAFRGDRYVQFRESEYVL
- a CDS encoding DUF7405 family protein; translation: MTLPDRDALPRREYLKALVAAGGTSALASCLDLGEEERAEIPSGTDDPDAHPERQHAWNAVLSGDENENIVPSRHHVLLSLTLANDPTDDDRERFEAALRTLERAYERSHDGLLFTVGYTPAYFDRFGEGPAGVDLPEPSALTEFEQPEFEAGDLLIHLASDHPEPVLAAEEALFGEVEEVNGEPVGTTIADLVAERERHTGFVGAGLPAEHQDVEGVPDSEPIHEEAPFFMGFRSGFQESQATEDRVTIDEGPFAGGTTQHVSTLAIDLRQWYEQDSQFQRVAKLFSHEHANEDLVGEYGEKLEESNALTDERIASTIDDARSRGVVGHAQKAARAREDGEPLLLRRDFNTTDDDRPGLQFLTLQREIEEFVRVREAMTGADVAEESGVGRIANNGILQYLTVRRRGNYLLPPRAHRAFPTPRPDDA
- the hisD gene encoding histidinol dehydrogenase, with protein sequence MNVQPVADLTPERRRALFERDAGIDTVRSDVRGIVERVREEGDVAVREFSQEFDGVDVGNLEITDEAERAYEAIDGDLREAIDTAAANVREFHERQRPEDWRAAFDEGRELGRRFRPLDRVGVYVPGGAAAYPSSALMGVIPAKVAGVEDVRVATPPAKEINPATLAAIHAAGADEVYSVGGAQAIAALAYGTESIPPVRKVVGPGNRWVTAAKAEVRGDCEIDFLAGPSEVLVLADGTASPEFVASDLLAQAEHDPNASAVAVSDDRETAEAIVSELERRVGERERAETIREALASDASGVLLARSMSEAILFAEEYAAEHLSIQADDDETILERISSAGSVFLGPHTPVAAGDYASGTNHVLPTNGLAKVTGGLSVEQFLRATTVQRLSSEGLDDLADTVDTLSRAEGLEAHAESVTVRLRERPEHESEGESEGRDDRERLPED
- a CDS encoding SHOCT domain-containing protein translates to MGDDRDGLLILSTILLLAIVLPLLILEAPWLLALAMVLLAGYWWQTGENPVTATVEAVRNERESTPPGASRENAGDDPVAALRERYARGQIDEEEFERRLDRLLATEPDELHRERERTYER
- a CDS encoding HesB/IscA family protein, whose amino-acid sequence is MSTETAAGANPEIQVSPTAAEQALDLLEGEGLDTDLAGLRLFVQQGGCAGLSYGMRFDDEPEEDDTVYEHHGLRVFVDPASMNYIEGSQLDYESGLQGAGFHVENPNVVSECGCGESFRT